The Vibrio toranzoniae sequence AAGAACAGGTTGTTTGCTCCAAGTTCCACTCGACGGAAAGCGTGATAGATAGTTGTTAATCAAAGCCGTCTTTCCACTTCCGGCCTCACCAGTTAACAAGAAAGACTCCGGTTCACCGCCAAGGGAGTGATTAAAACGAAGCTGATCGAAGATAGAATAGATATCAGTTATAGATGGATACTCGATAAAGCTGGTTTCAAAGGACTTTAGTTGCTCAAACTGTCTAGATGTTAAGTTCAAATCAATACCCCTCAATATCTTCAAAGTCATCATCAGCTACTTGTTCTGAAACATCGAACACGACCGCAGCTTCTTTTTTGGTCGGAGTTGTAAGGATTGAGCTTGGACCCTCTGAGCCCACATCATTGAACTTTGCTAATTTCGAAGTATTACCCGTTTTAGGCAAGCTACCCTTATTACTTTTGGCACTGCGGAACCTGTCGGTTTCTTCCCTAATACGTTTCTTCATATACAGAAATGTATCCGCAAGCGCCTCATCATCAGCAAGCTGCTTAGTATTGAGCCTGCGTACTTTTTGTATGCGCTCATGTTCAAAAAGGGACAGTCCTTTTGTATATCCACTGTTGTCTACCGCTGGAATTTTTATGTACCTCTTTTCCGATTCTAGGTAAACATGGATGTAGCTGATATCTGAAGGGTCTGTTTTGGTCTTAACAAACAACTTTTTGCCATTGTTGGACACCCAATATTTACGGTATTCAATAAGTTCTGAGGACTGATAGCGTAGGTTATGAAGCCTGAACCCTGCCACTCCAATAGTTCGGTGTCTAAGCAAACCTAGCTCAACTCTCAACTGCTCCTTCTCAGCACCAACGTAGTAGGAGGGAGTCCATTCCGATTGGTTCCACTTGTGGTATGGAATATCACGTTCTCTTGAATCTGGTGCCATGTGGTAATAATCGACAATCCATTTATGAAGTAATTCAAGAAATACAGAAACTCTAACCACCGCATCCTTCTTTGGGTTGTAATCTTGTAGTTGAGTAGGGTTGGTGAATGTTTTTCCAGGTAGTGAATTCACTAACCCTTTATTCATCTGATCAAACAGCTTTTCGATCCCTGACTTTCGCCAAGGTTTAGCAGTTTGACTATATTGAATGTCAGTTACGAATGGCCTTAAAGAGTCTTCTAAGCTGTCGGTCCAAAATTCAGCGCCATTATCAACAACTAGGTAGTCAATCTTTCCGTGACATGGCCAATCATTTTTTATAGAAGGGTAACTATTTTTCAACCAGCTTTTATCTATTAAAGTATTAAGCAAAGCCTTGCGCACAGAGTCGAAACTGGGATCTCTAAAATTCACACTCAACCCTACGATACACTTACTGAAGCGATCATAAAGCATCGTCAGATAGGGGCGCCCTAAAGGAATATCTAACTCATCATCAATCAAAATCACCGGTACTGGGGTATGGTCAATTTCTACATATTCCATTGGTTTGGTCGAAGCTACTTGCTGACCAACCGAACGAAATTCTCTGTCTGCGTATCGTTTGCCAAACCTGGCAATCGCTACCTCATAAGGAGGTAAGTCGTGTATTCGATTGTAAAAAGAACGTTCAGCAATTGGCTTTATTTTACCTTCGACAATCTCACGATTTATTTGAATCACTCGACTCTTATAGTATCGGTATGCTTCAGCAACGCTAAGTCTTTCTCGGGTAAGGTATATGCTGTTAATTGCTTCATCGACCAAAGATTGAGAATCGATTTCTTTTTGTCGGTTGCCTTTAAACGTATGCCTTGGAATAAGCGCACATGGATCTCTTCCTGACTCAAAGTAGGACTTTGTCCATGTTGCTAAGGTTCGCCAACTCGGAGGAGTAAGCTGTAATTCAGATTCAACGAGACTTAAGATGGGATTCAGGTTTTTCTCGGTCCATCCACCTTTTAAACGTTTTTCCACAAACGCGATGACTTTGATACGACGGAGAACTTCTTGTTGTACCTTCTTTGATTGGCTATCGATAGTTGAAGGTATTTCAATAGGTTCTTGTATTAGCTTTATTGGTAATTGCTGCGACTCTTCTTCTGAAGCTTCAAACTCATCAAAGAACCCAAATATGTTGTTAGAGTCCGATGGCATACTTAACACCAAACGTAAGTTTCAAGGCCAAAGCCAATATTGTTGAGGTCTGTTTTGATTTGCCCTGAAGAGATCCAAGGAAGAGTAGAGATAAGTGTGTCCTGTTCCGATAATCCGAAATACAAAGACACCTCTTGTAGCTGCACCATTTGTTTACATTGAATAAACGCTAACACTAACTTTTGAAACTCAGTCACAGTTCGCAATCCGGAATAACGATGCAGTAACTTAAAGTTATCTAACGTCGGTCCCATTCTAATTTGTTTCTCAGTAACCAAAACTAAGCGTCTGTTGAACTCATTCAACGCCACTCTTTGTTTCTCTTCAAATCTATTCCTGAAATCAGGTTTGAGAATCTGACTAGAGTGTTTTACTTCGAAGAGGATTGACTGCTCGTTGTGATCTGTTACTAAAAAATCTGGGGTATATCGGCACTTACGATTATTGAATTGATAGTGGAAGCCAAAAGGTTGAGAGGAAAAACTTTTAATATTTGCGTTATATTCGAGGTGAAAGCAGAAATCGAACTCCAAAATGGAGAGAGTGCGAACAACAGCATCATTCTTCAAGCTCATGAACTTACAGATGTTGTGTACGTGAGATGATTTCTTGGTTTGGTCGAACATAGCAAATCACTTTTGTTGTAAACCTACAACAAAAAATAGACTATGAAGACTTATGGTGCAAATATGAAGAAAGCCTGCAATTTATGCGAACATATATTGCAGGCTTCATAAGGGGTGGGAACCCAGCCACATCCCGGCACACAAGTCACTCGCTGCGGCTGCTCCCTTCCAGGCCTGACCGAGTTCACGAGTTATTGTTGCGGGAGGACCAGGCCCCCATAGATTCGTTTTCTAAGAGGTTTGCCTCAAAGAGTGATTGGATTATTCAGCATCACAGCAACCATTGCAAGCCCTTACACCTTATTTTTTAACAATTGCTGTTTAAGTGCTTATCCTTTATCCAAACCACTAAAAAATTGTAGGTAAATTCACCATTTACCTACATTTAAAAGCGATGGTTTTTATTGCTCTAGATATCGATGTCTTCGCTATCCTCTGTCCTAATGATGTAATCTGTCATCCATGCGGTAGTCAGCAAGCATAGCCAAACCACAAAAACAGGGCTTGGCACCTCAATACTTGGGGTGACCACCAAAACAGCAAACCCTACGGTTGGCAATGTCCAACACAATAACTTATTCCAACGAAAGGTTTTCAAGCGCGTTAGAGTTTCCATTGAAGCCATAATGCCGGTCACACACAAGGCAACCAAAGCCGCATAAGGTAAATCGGCTATCCATAATGGCAGTATTAAGCCTAATGACCACCAGCTGTGTCGGCTGGCTGGCTTAAGATGATTTGCCGCCCACCAAATCACAATGATTGATAAGGTTTGAAGTGTAGTAACCCACGGAACACCTTCAAGCTTGCCTGCTGATTGCGTGACCATAATTCCGACCTGTAAGGTGGTCACGATCAGGCCAGAAATAATCACGACAGACAAACTACTTCTTCTTGAAAAGACCACCATAAGTAGTGGGAATAGCACCCATGCGCTGACAGAAAGTGTGATTGGCTGTAAAGGAAGGGTTAAACCGTAAGTAGTCATGGAAATAAGCAAAGCTAATCCTGCAATCCCTCCTTGCGGTAAAATCCATAGCGCAGGAATGACCATCGCAAGTACTGGGATGTCACCGTCACTTAAACTGATTGCTCTCGCGCAAATAACCGCTAATAATGTTGTGATTAGAAACTGAAATGTCGAAAACACCATAGCTCTCTCCTTCTACCGATCCGTGGTATTAATGAACTAGGAAATTTTAGTATGGACCAATTTTTGAGCCAAATCTTTGCTGTGATTCACCAAATTCCATATGGAAGAGTAACAACTTATGGAGACATAGCACGTTTTTCAGGTTTTCCGGGCTATGCGCGGCACGTAGGAAAAGCGCTGGGGAATTTACCAGAAGGAAGCAAACTGCCTTGGTATCGAGTGATCAACAGTAAAGGAGAGATCTCTTTGAAGGGTGATTCGTTTGATCGTCAAAAGAAACATATGGTTGAAGAAGGGATTGAAGTAAGTGACGCAGGAAAGGTCAAACTCAGAATATACAAATGGCAGCCCTAGAGCTGCCATCAACCGCCGATTCAACTGGCTAAGTTAAGCTAATCAAGATGCCTTAAAAGTGGTACCCACTACTAATTAACGAACACCAACCAAGCGTAGGTCTGCTTGTTGCGTGTTTTCTACGTCGGTAATCACTGACTTAATCGTATCAGTTGTGAAACGCAGTTTGCCGTCAACATGAATCGTTGCGCGCATGTTGTAACGGTGGTTAGGTTGAATTTTGTTGTTGTCGTAGCTCAGCTCAAATGCGAACGGTACTTGCTTACCGTCAGTGGTGAATTCTTGAGTTGCGATCACAGTTGATGGCGCGTCAGCCAATGAAATATCTTCTAGCGTTACGGTAATCACTGCATTCTCAGGCAATGCAATTCTTTCGCGGTAACTTACTGTTCCTGAAATGACTTGAGCGCTGTCTGTAACCACTTCCTGAGAAGTGCTGGTTTCTGATGTTGCTTGGCAGCCAACAAGTAGACCAAATGATACTAAAGATGTAATAAGAATTAGAGCCTTTTTCATATTCAATTTCTCTCAACATGTTTACCGGATTCGGCAAATCTACACACCGATTATAAGAGAGCTTTTATATTCTGTCTTGAAACCCTATGATTTATTGACAGATATCTGACTAAGCTAAATGATTAGCATCATAATCTGACACTCATTTTACGAAGAGGAATGCTGGCGATGAGTCAACCTTTACAAGAATTACTAAGTTTACTTCAGCTAGAGAAACTGGAAGAAGGTTTATTCCGTGGGCAAAGTGAGAACCTCGGTCTGCCACAGGTTTACGGTGGTCAGGTACTGGGACAAGCGCTTTCCGCTGCTCGCTATACCGTTCAAGACGACCGTAGCGTTCACTCGTTCCACAGCTATTTTCTATTCCCCGGCGATCCTGAAAAACCCATTATTTATAATGTTGAGAACCTAAGAGATGGACGCAGCTTCAGCACGCGCCGGGTTAAAGCGATTCAAAATGGCCGCCCTATTTTCTATCTCACGGCTTCTTACCATGGTGATGCTCCAGGCTTCGAACACCAAAATGAAATGCCAAACATCCCTGGACCAGAGAAC is a genomic window containing:
- a CDS encoding Mu transposase C-terminal domain-containing protein, which gives rise to MPSDSNNIFGFFDEFEASEEESQQLPIKLIQEPIEIPSTIDSQSKKVQQEVLRRIKVIAFVEKRLKGGWTEKNLNPILSLVESELQLTPPSWRTLATWTKSYFESGRDPCALIPRHTFKGNRQKEIDSQSLVDEAINSIYLTRERLSVAEAYRYYKSRVIQINREIVEGKIKPIAERSFYNRIHDLPPYEVAIARFGKRYADREFRSVGQQVASTKPMEYVEIDHTPVPVILIDDELDIPLGRPYLTMLYDRFSKCIVGLSVNFRDPSFDSVRKALLNTLIDKSWLKNSYPSIKNDWPCHGKIDYLVVDNGAEFWTDSLEDSLRPFVTDIQYSQTAKPWRKSGIEKLFDQMNKGLVNSLPGKTFTNPTQLQDYNPKKDAVVRVSVFLELLHKWIVDYYHMAPDSRERDIPYHKWNQSEWTPSYYVGAEKEQLRVELGLLRHRTIGVAGFRLHNLRYQSSELIEYRKYWVSNNGKKLFVKTKTDPSDISYIHVYLESEKRYIKIPAVDNSGYTKGLSLFEHERIQKVRRLNTKQLADDEALADTFLYMKKRIREETDRFRSAKSNKGSLPKTGNTSKLAKFNDVGSEGPSSILTTPTKKEAAVVFDVSEQVADDDFEDIEGY
- a CDS encoding MGMT family protein, whose translation is MDQFLSQIFAVIHQIPYGRVTTYGDIARFSGFPGYARHVGKALGNLPEGSKLPWYRVINSKGEISLKGDSFDRQKKHMVEEGIEVSDAGKVKLRIYKWQP
- a CDS encoding YbaY family lipoprotein, which codes for MKKALILITSLVSFGLLVGCQATSETSTSQEVVTDSAQVISGTVSYRERIALPENAVITVTLEDISLADAPSTVIATQEFTTDGKQVPFAFELSYDNNKIQPNHRYNMRATIHVDGKLRFTTDTIKSVITDVENTQQADLRLVGVR
- a CDS encoding TnsA endonuclease N-terminal domain-containing protein, which produces MFDQTKKSSHVHNICKFMSLKNDAVVRTLSILEFDFCFHLEYNANIKSFSSQPFGFHYQFNNRKCRYTPDFLVTDHNEQSILFEVKHSSQILKPDFRNRFEEKQRVALNEFNRRLVLVTEKQIRMGPTLDNFKLLHRYSGLRTVTEFQKLVLAFIQCKQMVQLQEVSLYFGLSEQDTLISTLPWISSGQIKTDLNNIGFGLETYVWC